One window from the genome of Cottoperca gobio chromosome 15, fCotGob3.1, whole genome shotgun sequence encodes:
- the lrit1a gene encoding leucine-rich repeat, immunoglobulin-like domain and transmembrane domain-containing protein 1a encodes MFLVLLLGLYFATGELFSPVSSCPSQCSCFYHNLSDGSKARSVICNDPEITLVPVGFPVDTSKLRIEKTAIQRIPSEAFNYLSSLEFLWMSFNALSALSPDSFQGLLNLEELRLDGNALTAFPWESLMDMPSLRLLDLHNNQLTSLPAEATTYIKNLTYLDLSSNSLLTLPVEVLSTWLVVKPVQGPESSKMILGLHDNPWVCDCRLYDLVQFQKSPTLSVAFIDTRLRCSAPESVSGVLFSDAELRRCQLPRIHTAVARVRSAVGNNVLLRCGTIGVPIPDLTWRKADGRLLNGTVLQETSKEGITWSILSVPAVSYRDSGKYICKATNYAGNAEAVISLVVSNSPKLEGNQTSNDKKSKVKKPNPMGKAAYQEKLVARYVVPTSTPSSLPVLDPGLPPGLGPGPGLASYSLAERATPGPATSSNPDALLDLEKTNLSNLAANTSLLQQDPDRVVRSVKVVGDTDNTIYLNWRAPKAKNTTAFSVLYAVFGERDMRKINVGAGQNRVTINGLVPRTKYIACVCVRGLIPKKEQCVIFSTDEAASATGTQRLINVIVITVACIIAVPLTVIVCCGALKRRIQKYWGKKSKDIQDSYVTFETLSPGTKAKGLEGEYLNRQNPEESNRLLSARSSLDSEATAKIEGQPNEYFC; translated from the exons ATGTTCCTCGTCCTGCTCCTGGGGCTCTACTTTGCCACAGGTGAACTTTTCTCCCCAGTGAGTTCGTGCCCATCGCAGTGCAGCTGTTTTTACCACAACCTGAGTGATGGATCAAAGGCCAG GAGCGTGATTTGCAATGATCCCGAGATAACTCTTGTGCCTGTCGGGTTTCCTGTTGACACGTCCAAGCTGCGGATCGAGAAGACGGCCATCCAGCGGATACCAAGCGAAGCCTTCAACTACCTCTCCAGTCTGGAATTCCTGTGGATGTCTTTCAACGCGCTGTCCGCCTTGAGCCCGGACAGTTTCCAGGGACTGCTCAATCTGGAAGAGCTTCGTCTGGACGGGAACGCCCTCACCGCCTTTCCCTGGGAATCTCTGATGGATATGCCAAGTCTCAGACTTCTCGATTTGCACAACAACCAGCTCACCTCGCTGCCAGCGGAGGCCACCACTTATATCAAGAACCTCACCTACCTGGATCTGTCCAGCAACAGCCTGCTGACCCTGCCGGTAGAGGTGCTGTCCACCTGGCTGGTAGTAAAACCTGTGCAAGGGCCAGAGAGCTCCAAAATGATACTTG GTCTCCATGACAACCCCTGGGTGTGTGACTGTCGGCTCTACGACCTGGTCCAGTTCCAGAAGTCTCCGACTCTTTCGGTGGCATTCATTGACACAAGGCTCCGGTGTTCAGCCCCGGAGAGTGTATCAGGGGTCTTGTTCAGTGACGCAGAGCTGCGGCGCTGTCAGCTCCCACGTATACACACAGCTGTGGCACGAGTCCGGAGTGCTGTTGGGAACAATGTGCTGCTCCGCTGTGGGACCATTGGAGTTCCCATCCCAGACCTGACATGGCGCAAGGCCGATGGGCGGCTCCTTAATGGAACAG TCCTGCAGGAAACCTCAAAGGAGGGAATCACCTGGTCCATCCTCAGTGTCCCAGCTGTGTCCTATCGGGATTCGGGGAAATACATCTGCAAAGCCACTAACTATGCAGGGAACGCTGAAGCTGTCATTTCTCTCGTTGTCTCTAACTCACCAAAACTAGAGGGGAATCAAACCAGCAACGACAAGAAATCCAAAGTCAAGAAACCCAACCCGATGGGCAAAGCTGCCTACCAGGAGAAACTGGTGGCTAGATATGTGGTTCCAACCTCCACCCCTTCATCCCTGCCTGTCCTGGATCCAGGCCTTCCACCTGGTCTTGGTCCTGGTCCTGGACTAGCCAGTTACAGCCTGGCTGAAAGAGCCACCCCAGGGCCTGCCACCTCCTCCAACCCAGATGCACTGCTGGATCTGGAGAAGACTAATCTAAGCAACCTGGCGGCCAACACGTCGTTACTGCAGCAGGACCCGGACAGGGTGGTCCGCTCAGTAAAGGTGGTGGGGGACACAGACAATACAATTTATTTGAACTGGAGAGCCCCTAAGGCCAAGAATACAACAGCATTTAGTGTGCTGTATGCAGTgtttggagagagagacatgagaaaGATCAATGTTGGGGCGGGGCAGAACCGTGTGACCATCAATGGGTTGGTGCCCAGGACCAAGTAtattgcctgtgtgtgtgtgagggggctGATCCCCAAGAAGGAGCAGTGTGTCATCTTTTCCACTGATGAAGCAGCCAGTGCCACTGGGACCCAGAGGCTGATTAATGTGATTGTGATCACGGTGGCCTGTATCATCGCGGTTCCGCTCACTGTCATTGTGTGCTGTGGGGCTCTGAAGAGACGCATTCAGAAGTACTGGGGAAAGAAATCCAAGGACATCCAAGATTCATATGTGACCTTTGAAACACTGTCGCCCGGCACGAAGGCCAAAGG